A section of the Procambarus clarkii isolate CNS0578487 chromosome 38, FALCON_Pclarkii_2.0, whole genome shotgun sequence genome encodes:
- the LOC138372266 gene encoding adhesive plaque matrix protein-like, with product MLRHPSSYQALLRHPSSYQAMLRHPSSYQAMLHHPSSYQAMLRHPSSYQAMLRHPSSYQAMLRHPSSYQAMLRHPSSYQAMLRHPSSYQAMLRHPSSYQAMLRHPSSYQAMLRHPSSYQAMLRHPSSYQALLRHPSRYNKQFCCL from the coding sequence ATGTTGCGTCACCCAAGCAGCTACCAAGCATTGTTGCGTCACCCAAGCAGCTACCAAGCAATGTTGCGTCACCCAAGCAGCTACCAAGCAATGTTGCATCACCCAAGCAGCTACCAAGCAATGTTGCGTCACCCAAGCAGCTACCAAGCAATGTTGCGTCACCCAAGCAGCTACCAAGCAATGTTGCGTCACCCAAGCAGCTACCAAGCAATGTTGCGTCACCCAAGCAGCTACCAAGCAATGTTGCGTCACCCAAGCAGCTACCAAGCAATGTTGCGTCACCCAAGCAGCTACCAAGCAATGTTGCGTCACCCAAGCAGCTACCAGGCAATGTTGCGTCACCCAAGCAGCTACCAAGCAATGTTGCGTCACCCAAGCAGCTACCAAGCATTGTTGCGTCACCCAAGCCGCTATAACAagcagttctgttgtctataa